Proteins encoded in a region of the Candidatus Krumholzibacteriia bacterium genome:
- a CDS encoding asparagine synthetase B, producing the protein MKRLLLSVLVVLTIATPATANAAQLLVPMDESQTNHLKAYGLAFKVLKKGQPISWMLNYRGGSFLMPASGFVDVEARLMGVELERVSAADVAAIRRTVADENMDEVLLEVPPRIAIYAPPNHQPWDDAVTLALTYAEIEFDTIFDTDVLAGGLSEYDWLHLHHEDFTGQYGKFYMNFGRTQWYQEQQQFMEDLAGSLGFTTVRELKGAVALRIKEYVSGGGFMFAMCSATDTIDIALAGLGVDFAPSVFDGSPIEAGFSERRLNYDNSLAFENFRLQTDPAVYEYSDIDTSNYASMRGAEADYFTLFEFSAKHDPVPTMLTQNHRNVINGFLGQTTGFQRRVLKEHVTVLAEVEGTDEIRYLHGNLGRGTFTFYGGHDPEDYTHQVGDPPTDLDLHPDSPGYRLILNNILFPAAKKKPQKT; encoded by the coding sequence ATGAAGCGTCTGTTGTTGTCCGTCCTCGTCGTCCTCACGATCGCAACTCCGGCGACCGCGAACGCCGCGCAGCTGCTCGTGCCCATGGACGAGTCGCAGACGAACCACCTGAAGGCCTACGGACTCGCCTTCAAGGTGCTGAAGAAGGGTCAGCCGATCAGCTGGATGCTCAACTACCGCGGCGGTTCCTTCCTCATGCCGGCGAGCGGCTTCGTCGACGTCGAGGCGCGGCTGATGGGCGTGGAGCTCGAGCGCGTGAGCGCGGCCGACGTGGCCGCGATCCGTCGCACGGTGGCCGACGAGAACATGGACGAGGTCCTGCTCGAGGTCCCGCCGCGGATCGCGATCTACGCCCCGCCCAATCATCAGCCGTGGGACGACGCGGTCACGCTGGCGCTGACCTACGCCGAGATCGAATTCGACACGATCTTCGACACCGACGTCCTCGCCGGGGGGTTGTCGGAATACGACTGGCTGCACCTTCACCACGAGGACTTCACCGGCCAGTACGGGAAGTTCTACATGAATTTCGGGCGCACGCAGTGGTACCAGGAGCAGCAGCAGTTCATGGAAGACCTGGCCGGATCGCTGGGCTTCACCACCGTGCGCGAACTCAAGGGTGCGGTCGCGCTGAGGATCAAGGAGTACGTGTCGGGGGGCGGCTTCATGTTCGCCATGTGCTCGGCCACCGACACCATCGACATCGCGCTGGCCGGTCTGGGCGTGGACTTCGCCCCGTCGGTGTTCGACGGGAGTCCGATCGAGGCCGGATTCTCCGAGCGGCGCCTGAACTACGACAACAGCCTGGCGTTCGAGAACTTCCGACTCCAGACCGATCCGGCCGTCTACGAGTACAGCGACATCGACACGAGCAACTACGCGTCGATGCGCGGGGCCGAGGCCGACTACTTCACGCTGTTCGAGTTCAGCGCGAAGCACGACCCCGTCCCGACCATGCTCACGCAGAATCACCGCAACGTGATCAACGGTTTCCTGGGTCAGACCACCGGGTTCCAGCGGCGTGTGCTCAAGGAGCACGTGACGGTACTGGCCGAGGTCGAGGGGACCGACGAGATCCGCTACCTGCACGGCAACCTCGGGCGCGGGACCTTCACCTTCTACGGCGGTCACGACCCCGAGGACTACACGCATCAGGTCGGCGATCCACCCACCGACCTCGATCTGCACCCCGACAGTCCGGGCTATCGGTTGATCCTGAACAACATCCTGTTCCCCGCGGCCAAGAAGAAACCGCAGAAGACCTGA
- a CDS encoding type II CAAX endopeptidase family protein — protein sequence MTTPPDRADLFSLRSPGQILAIGMGAVASSYLVAMIVTVAFDEAPIHVVSIGANLAGMIALPLLYLGRQGVGVGETLRVAPLPPPQILWLVGITIAIVPAVLALATWNQQLVPPPPEYLDAVERSIPTNGGQWVLAILSVVVIGPLAEEIVFRGMVQQAARTATGRTAAIVFTGAVFAIWHGQQWNLASLLLVGLFLGLVFEATGSLLAPLILHAAYNLTILLIYAHGTTLPDLPTDVAAFGAVCALAVGWAAYGRLRCVRAWNDPPPDDD from the coding sequence ATGACGACTCCACCGGACAGAGCCGATCTCTTCTCGTTGCGGTCCCCCGGTCAGATCCTGGCCATCGGCATGGGGGCCGTCGCCTCGTCCTACCTGGTGGCGATGATCGTGACCGTCGCCTTCGACGAGGCCCCGATCCACGTGGTGAGCATCGGGGCGAATCTCGCCGGGATGATCGCTCTTCCCCTGCTCTACCTCGGTCGTCAGGGCGTCGGAGTGGGCGAGACCCTGCGCGTGGCCCCCCTTCCCCCGCCGCAGATCCTGTGGCTGGTCGGCATCACGATCGCCATCGTGCCCGCGGTGCTGGCCCTGGCCACGTGGAACCAGCAGCTCGTCCCGCCGCCTCCCGAGTACCTGGACGCGGTGGAGCGCTCGATCCCGACCAACGGCGGACAGTGGGTGCTGGCGATCCTCTCGGTGGTGGTGATCGGGCCGCTCGCCGAGGAGATCGTCTTCCGGGGCATGGTGCAGCAGGCCGCTCGCACGGCCACCGGGCGCACCGCCGCGATCGTGTTCACGGGCGCCGTCTTCGCGATCTGGCACGGACAGCAGTGGAACCTGGCCAGCCTGTTGCTGGTGGGCCTGTTCCTCGGACTGGTGTTCGAGGCCACGGGCTCGCTGCTCGCGCCGCTGATCCTGCACGCCGCCTACAACCTGACGATCCTGCTGATCTATGCGCACGGGACCACGTTGCCGGACCTGCCGACCGACGTCGCCGCATTCGGGGCCGTCTGCGCACTCGCCGTGGGCTGGGCCGCCTACGGCCGGCTCCGGTGCGTGCGAGCCTGGAACGATCCGCCGCCCGACGACGACTGA
- a CDS encoding NAD(P)H-hydrate dehydratase: protein MTDTATVRRVDAVTIETGTPGYELMERAGRSAATILRVDPRPRRGTTLVVCGKGNNGGDGLVVARELHLAFDRVVVALVDDDLDGDAGRALADARAAGVRVELLGDDPAAWLDTLHERFPGDVVVDAVFGTGLRLPLRAPYASLVGRLGALGRRVFALDGPSGLDGDSGEVDPNCPVADTSVSFGLMKWGMVLKPGRRHCGTLHLVDLGFDRETVEAQLDAATDAAHHVDAELVAGWWPRRAMDAHKYRAGSVFAVGGSVGMSGAMVLGCNAAYRTGAGLVEATVPRSVASAVDTQCVETLVHPAAETDQGGLADSLLPGLVERSARHRAALIGPGAGPDHETATLLMELISEVDLPMVVDADGLNASSRTNRPHEFGPDTVITPHSGELARLIDVPAADIESDRRRWVREAARRLRATVLHKGAPSFVAHPDGRLAVIGSGGPELASAGTGDVLAGAVAALLAAGLGPFEAACAAAFVHGDAGARAAARCGTSGVMARDVLDELAPAVRALELRRVP, encoded by the coding sequence GTGACCGACACCGCGACCGTGCGCCGCGTGGACGCGGTCACGATCGAGACCGGGACTCCCGGCTACGAACTCATGGAGCGCGCAGGGCGTTCGGCGGCCACGATCCTGCGCGTGGATCCGCGGCCGCGCCGGGGAACGACCCTTGTCGTCTGCGGCAAGGGCAACAACGGCGGCGACGGCCTGGTCGTCGCGCGCGAACTGCACCTGGCCTTCGACCGTGTGGTGGTCGCGCTGGTCGACGACGACCTCGACGGCGATGCCGGTCGCGCCCTCGCCGATGCCCGCGCGGCCGGGGTGCGTGTCGAGCTGCTCGGAGACGATCCGGCGGCGTGGCTCGATACCCTGCACGAGCGATTCCCGGGGGACGTGGTCGTCGACGCCGTGTTCGGCACGGGGCTCCGCCTGCCGCTGCGTGCGCCCTACGCCTCGCTGGTCGGCCGTCTCGGCGCGCTCGGCCGCCGCGTGTTCGCACTGGACGGCCCGAGCGGCCTGGACGGCGACAGCGGCGAGGTCGATCCGAACTGCCCGGTCGCCGACACCTCCGTGAGCTTCGGGCTCATGAAGTGGGGCATGGTGCTGAAGCCGGGCCGTCGCCACTGCGGCACGCTGCACCTCGTGGATCTGGGCTTCGACCGCGAGACCGTCGAGGCCCAGCTCGACGCCGCGACGGACGCGGCACACCACGTCGACGCCGAACTGGTTGCCGGCTGGTGGCCTCGGCGCGCGATGGACGCCCACAAGTACCGTGCGGGATCGGTCTTCGCCGTGGGCGGATCGGTGGGCATGTCCGGCGCGATGGTCCTGGGCTGCAACGCCGCCTACCGCACCGGGGCGGGACTGGTCGAGGCCACGGTCCCGCGGTCGGTCGCGTCGGCGGTCGACACGCAGTGCGTCGAGACCCTGGTGCATCCCGCGGCAGAGACCGATCAGGGGGGGCTGGCCGACTCTCTCCTGCCCGGTCTGGTGGAGCGGTCCGCCCGACACCGCGCGGCGCTGATCGGCCCGGGCGCGGGGCCCGACCATGAGACGGCGACCCTGCTCATGGAACTGATCTCCGAGGTCGACCTGCCCATGGTCGTCGACGCCGACGGTCTGAACGCGTCGAGCCGCACGAATCGTCCGCACGAGTTCGGTCCGGACACCGTCATCACTCCGCACAGTGGAGAGCTCGCGCGATTGATCGACGTTCCCGCTGCCGACATCGAGAGCGACCGCCGTCGCTGGGTCCGTGAGGCCGCCCGCCGTCTGCGGGCGACCGTCCTGCACAAGGGGGCGCCGAGCTTCGTCGCCCACCCCGACGGCCGACTGGCGGTGATCGGCTCCGGAGGCCCGGAACTGGCGTCGGCGGGGACCGGGGACGTCCTCGCCGGGGCGGTGGCCGCGCTGCTCGCGGCCGGACTCGGCCCGTTCGAGGCCGCCTGCGCCGCGGCCTTCGTCCACGGCGACGCCGGGGCACGGGCGGCCGCGCGCTGTGGAACGTCCGGCGTGATGGCCCGTGACGTCCTCGACGAACTCGCACCCGCGGTCCGCGCGCTCGAGCTGCGGCGCGTGCCCTGA
- the tsaD gene encoding tRNA (adenosine(37)-N6)-threonylcarbamoyltransferase complex transferase subunit TsaD, with the protein MKVLGLETSCDDTSVACVDDGGVRSNLVSSQISLHDHFGGVVPELASRAHVRNVLPVVDAALTEAGWTLRHVEAVAATAGPGLIGAVLTGLTAAKALAWALEVPFAGVHHIEAHMLANGIDAPMPLPALVLVVSGGHTELVWVEAPGRYRRLGATRDDAAGETLDKAAKLMGLGYPGGPEIQRLAAEGRPGRVELPRALPGRTDLDFSFSGLKTAVRLHLESLGPALGAQGLADLAHGLQAAVVDVLVSKTERALDLLEVPPAGLCLAGGVAANGPLRARFADLARARGLAFTPPPLPYCTDNAAMVAWTGRLRLLERGGDPLDLRAFARGIVRSWD; encoded by the coding sequence GTGAAGGTCCTGGGGCTCGAGACGAGTTGCGACGACACCAGTGTCGCCTGCGTCGACGACGGAGGGGTGCGCTCGAATCTCGTGAGCAGCCAGATCTCCCTGCACGACCACTTCGGCGGCGTGGTCCCCGAACTGGCATCACGGGCGCACGTGCGCAACGTGCTGCCGGTGGTCGACGCCGCCCTCACCGAGGCCGGATGGACCCTGCGCCACGTCGAGGCCGTGGCCGCCACCGCCGGACCCGGCCTGATCGGCGCCGTGCTCACCGGGCTGACCGCGGCCAAGGCCCTGGCCTGGGCGCTCGAGGTGCCCTTCGCCGGCGTTCACCACATCGAAGCGCACATGCTGGCCAACGGCATCGACGCGCCCATGCCCCTGCCCGCGCTCGTCCTCGTCGTGAGCGGTGGACACACCGAGCTCGTGTGGGTCGAGGCGCCGGGGCGCTATCGTCGGCTCGGCGCCACGCGCGACGACGCCGCCGGCGAGACCCTCGACAAGGCGGCCAAGCTGATGGGGCTGGGCTATCCGGGGGGACCCGAGATCCAGCGCCTGGCCGCCGAGGGGCGGCCCGGTCGTGTCGAACTGCCGCGCGCCCTGCCGGGTCGGACCGATCTGGACTTCTCCTTCAGCGGGCTCAAGACCGCCGTTCGGCTCCATCTCGAGTCGCTCGGCCCGGCTCTCGGCGCACAGGGACTCGCCGATCTGGCCCACGGGCTCCAGGCCGCCGTGGTCGACGTGTTGGTGTCGAAGACCGAGCGGGCTCTGGACCTGCTCGAGGTCCCGCCCGCCGGACTCTGCCTGGCCGGAGGGGTCGCCGCCAATGGCCCCCTGCGCGCGCGCTTCGCCGATCTGGCCCGCGCACGGGGGCTCGCCTTCACCCCACCGCCGCTGCCCTACTGCACCGACAACGCGGCCATGGTCGCGTGGACGGGTCGTCTGCGGCTCCTCGAGCGCGGCGGCGACCCTCTCGACCTGCGCGCCTTCGCGCGGGGCATCGTCCGCTCCTGGGACTGA
- a CDS encoding response regulator — MKERILIVDDEPHIRRILTFLLEQQGYQALTARDGAEALEMARSEMPDLVLLDLMMPRMDGFEVCDRLRADFATAQIPVIMVTAKGEVTDKVRGLQGGANDYLTKPYDNKELIARVQNVLTWSQTQRQANPLTGLPGNQAIEQQLQELIQGREPFAFMYVDLDNFKAFNDCYGYQQGDRVIRFTADLLRHCSAEVGTPTDFIGHIGGDDFCVMTAHDTGEVLGQRIADRFGEEFTQMLEPVDLSRGHLEVRTRQGGLQRVPYPTVTIALVLDAGGEFEHWARVGDAAAELKAFGKSLKGNVVVKERRQSADSESVEPPLAEGPA; from the coding sequence GTGAAAGAACGCATCCTCATCGTCGACGACGAGCCCCACATCCGCCGGATCCTGACCTTTCTGCTCGAACAGCAGGGATACCAGGCTCTCACCGCGCGTGACGGGGCCGAGGCCCTCGAGATGGCGCGATCCGAAATGCCCGATCTCGTCCTGCTGGACCTCATGATGCCCCGCATGGACGGCTTCGAGGTCTGCGATCGCCTACGGGCCGACTTCGCCACGGCCCAGATCCCGGTGATCATGGTCACGGCCAAGGGCGAGGTCACCGACAAGGTGCGGGGGCTGCAGGGCGGCGCGAACGACTACCTGACGAAGCCCTACGACAACAAGGAACTCATCGCCCGCGTCCAGAACGTGCTGACCTGGAGCCAGACCCAACGGCAGGCGAACCCGCTCACGGGGCTGCCGGGCAACCAGGCGATCGAGCAGCAGTTGCAGGAGCTGATCCAGGGACGCGAGCCCTTCGCGTTCATGTACGTCGACCTCGACAACTTCAAGGCCTTCAACGACTGCTACGGCTACCAGCAGGGCGACCGGGTGATCCGGTTCACCGCCGACCTCCTGCGCCACTGCTCCGCCGAGGTCGGTACGCCCACCGATTTCATCGGACACATCGGGGGCGACGACTTCTGTGTGATGACCGCCCACGACACGGGTGAGGTCCTCGGACAACGCATCGCCGACCGATTCGGCGAGGAGTTCACGCAGATGCTCGAGCCCGTGGACCTGTCGCGCGGTCACCTGGAGGTCCGGACGCGGCAGGGTGGTCTGCAGAGGGTGCCCTATCCGACCGTGACCATCGCCCTGGTGCTCGACGCAGGCGGAGAGTTCGAGCACTGGGCCCGCGTGGGCGATGCCGCGGCCGAGCTGAAGGCCTTCGGAAAGTCCCTGAAGGGCAACGTCGTGGTCAAGGAACGGCGCCAATCCGCCGATTCCGAATCCGTAGAACCGCCCCTCGCCGAGGGCCCGGCCTGA
- a CDS encoding HD domain-containing phosphohydrolase — translation MTSLVRSYRNFRFLVRSVRWVELAICAVIVVFAHEVAGLQFDLGPVAAVFGLGLLWNWGFWYAGRRHLLHERGAEGAKLLVWSWIVADVVTNLLVITFTGGIASPFLFFLAFPVVLSTVAVGRARASYGVALGSVLGLAAIWGMDRAGTIPHFSAYPPSTEELLLDPKVSLSLLGVLAVTLMGLAYSIHRFRPNFFGFQDQMREGRFRFDGFHASNLRELALDDVQAVGPEDLLEEAVQGLTLHDNVAFGAAVVLPAGSDTVGGEPGSAWHLGLTRQRVVSTTRRQVIPTWSEFEAERSGLFESLNGAEPGDLFEGPFEVLRRDGLFPHFDDADSYLATAVGQNGRPVVMLVAGLRHPIEDRSGLVLHLLNIAAQLRPLLVAESRLSQMRGELTELHNENEALSRANKLQSDFVSIASHELKTPLTAIGAYTDALLMNVENVDFPERREFLSVIRQENDRLLRMVNRILDFSQIEFGNRTLQRTAISLVDLIDDSITTLLPQLERKDQRVDVQAEADMAAVEIDADLMKQVFLNLIGNAAKFSPEDSTITVSAREEATSIVVRVQDEGPGIPDHEIPHIFKQFYRVRREQQDNSEGSGLGLTIVSNIVEMHGGRIEVESRPGEGASFRFRLPKQQCVNEERTTVLGDVTRRAEFQHLMRLLVRMLADYMSCKIVSVMLLSHDRSELSIQVSYGLEEEVVKSARVPIGQGIAGRVAATGRPLLIEDIEEQREAVPVGRDNHPQYETKSLISVPLKLDGEVVGVVNCNNKVSGESFYPDDLSLLVTLTDKVVHALGRALRYEDVRDELERTVDALEALLRLQHEGVGTSRRAARLAMDLGRRLGLTRRQILALQYACLIHDVGMTAIDSTIVRKAGPLTEQEREIVESHPGQGVDLLEPFLSADDLDEIVRYHHERVDGTGYPSGLTGEHIPLPARILAIVDAYDAMTSDRAWRGARSPAEAAAELIDNAGTQFDAEVVQTFLDVLAENAELSRREYMRLKEDQTWLHLASS, via the coding sequence ATGACGAGCCTGGTCCGTAGCTACCGCAACTTCCGCTTCCTCGTCCGCAGCGTGCGCTGGGTCGAGCTGGCGATCTGCGCGGTGATCGTCGTGTTCGCGCACGAGGTCGCCGGTCTGCAATTCGACCTCGGGCCGGTGGCCGCGGTGTTCGGGCTGGGACTCCTGTGGAACTGGGGCTTCTGGTACGCGGGTCGGCGGCACCTCCTGCACGAACGCGGGGCCGAGGGGGCCAAGCTGCTCGTGTGGAGCTGGATCGTGGCGGACGTGGTCACGAACCTGTTGGTGATCACCTTCACCGGCGGTATCGCGAGTCCCTTCCTGTTCTTCCTGGCCTTCCCGGTGGTGCTCAGCACGGTCGCGGTGGGGCGGGCGCGGGCCAGCTACGGCGTCGCGCTCGGCTCGGTGCTGGGTCTGGCTGCGATCTGGGGCATGGATCGAGCCGGCACGATCCCGCACTTCAGCGCCTATCCTCCGAGCACCGAGGAGCTCCTGCTCGACCCGAAGGTCTCGCTGTCCCTGCTCGGAGTCCTGGCCGTCACGCTCATGGGCCTGGCCTACTCGATCCATCGCTTCCGCCCGAACTTCTTCGGGTTCCAGGACCAGATGCGCGAAGGTCGCTTCCGCTTCGACGGGTTCCACGCCAGCAACCTTCGCGAGCTCGCCCTCGACGACGTCCAGGCGGTGGGGCCAGAGGACCTGCTCGAGGAGGCGGTGCAAGGACTGACCCTGCACGACAACGTGGCCTTCGGTGCCGCGGTGGTGCTCCCGGCGGGCAGCGACACGGTCGGCGGTGAACCCGGCAGCGCCTGGCACCTGGGACTGACCCGCCAGCGCGTGGTCAGTACCACCCGGCGTCAGGTCATTCCCACGTGGAGCGAGTTCGAGGCCGAACGCAGCGGTCTGTTCGAGAGTCTGAACGGTGCCGAGCCTGGGGACCTGTTCGAAGGTCCCTTCGAGGTCCTGCGGCGTGACGGTCTGTTCCCGCACTTCGACGACGCGGACAGCTACCTGGCGACGGCGGTCGGACAGAACGGACGGCCGGTGGTGATGCTGGTGGCCGGTCTGCGGCACCCGATCGAGGATCGCAGCGGACTCGTCCTGCACCTGCTGAACATCGCCGCCCAGCTGCGGCCGTTGCTGGTGGCCGAGTCGCGCCTGTCGCAGATGCGCGGCGAACTCACCGAGCTGCACAACGAGAACGAGGCCCTGAGTCGGGCGAACAAACTGCAGAGCGATTTCGTCAGCATCGCCAGTCACGAGCTCAAGACGCCGCTGACGGCGATCGGTGCCTACACCGACGCCCTGCTCATGAACGTCGAGAACGTCGACTTTCCCGAGCGGCGCGAGTTCCTGTCGGTGATCCGGCAGGAGAACGACCGTCTGCTGCGCATGGTGAACCGGATCCTCGACTTCTCGCAGATCGAGTTCGGCAACCGCACCCTGCAGCGGACCGCGATCTCCCTGGTGGACCTGATCGACGATTCGATCACGACGTTGCTCCCCCAGCTCGAGCGCAAGGACCAGCGTGTCGACGTGCAGGCCGAGGCCGACATGGCGGCGGTGGAGATCGACGCCGACCTGATGAAGCAGGTCTTCCTGAACCTGATCGGCAACGCCGCGAAGTTCAGTCCCGAGGACAGCACGATCACGGTGAGCGCGCGCGAGGAAGCCACCTCGATCGTCGTCCGCGTGCAGGACGAGGGCCCAGGGATCCCCGACCACGAGATCCCGCACATCTTCAAACAGTTCTACCGCGTGCGGCGCGAGCAGCAGGACAACTCCGAGGGCAGCGGCCTGGGGCTGACCATCGTCAGCAACATCGTCGAGATGCACGGCGGGCGGATCGAAGTCGAATCGAGGCCCGGCGAGGGTGCGTCGTTCCGGTTCCGGCTGCCGAAGCAGCAGTGCGTGAACGAGGAACGCACCACGGTCCTCGGCGACGTCACCCGCCGCGCCGAGTTCCAGCACCTCATGCGGCTGCTGGTCCGCATGCTCGCCGACTACATGAGCTGTAAGATCGTGTCGGTCATGCTGTTGTCGCACGACCGGAGCGAGCTGAGCATCCAGGTGTCCTACGGTCTCGAGGAAGAGGTCGTGAAGTCGGCGCGCGTGCCGATCGGACAGGGGATCGCGGGTCGGGTGGCCGCCACCGGACGGCCGTTGCTGATCGAGGACATCGAAGAGCAACGGGAAGCGGTCCCGGTGGGCCGGGACAATCACCCGCAGTACGAAACCAAGTCGCTGATCAGCGTGCCGCTGAAGCTCGACGGCGAGGTCGTCGGGGTCGTCAATTGCAACAACAAGGTGAGCGGCGAGTCCTTCTACCCCGACGATCTGTCGTTGCTGGTCACCCTGACCGACAAGGTCGTGCACGCCCTGGGGCGGGCGCTGCGCTACGAGGACGTGCGCGACGAGCTCGAGCGTACCGTCGATGCGCTCGAAGCCCTGCTGCGGCTCCAGCACGAGGGTGTGGGAACGTCACGGCGGGCGGCGCGCCTGGCCATGGACCTGGGCCGGCGGTTGGGCCTGACCCGCCGTCAGATCCTGGCCCTGCAGTACGCCTGCCTGATCCACGACGTGGGCATGACGGCCATCGACTCGACGATCGTCCGCAAGGCCGGTCCGCTCACCGAGCAGGAGCGCGAGATCGTCGAGAGCCATCCGGGGCAGGGGGTCGACCTGCTCGAGCCCTTCCTGTCGGCCGACGATCTCGACGAGATCGTCCGCTACCACCACGAACGCGTCGATGGCACCGGATACCCCTCGGGTCTGACCGGTGAACACATCCCGCTGCCGGCGCGGATCCTCGCGATCGTCGACGCCTACGACGCCATGACCAGCGACCGCGCGTGGCGTGGAGCTCGGAGTCCGGCGGAAGCCGCCGCGGAACTGATCGACAACGCCGGCACGCAGTTCGACGCCGA